In one Myxococcota bacterium genomic region, the following are encoded:
- the purM gene encoding phosphoribosylformylglycinamidine cyclo-ligase, translated as MSEYARSGVDTTEADRALARLLLEIAPTAAFGSGTELGIGHFAAVIRVGPLHLALTTDGVGSKLLVAQAIGKYDTVGIDCVAMNVNDLLCVGAKPLAMLDYIAVERCDPEVFGQIGRGLCEGARQAGVAIVGGETAQIPDMLRGAKEGSGLDLAGMALGIVPDGALIDGSRVQPGDALLGVASSGVHSNGLSLARAVLTRKFRLDENLADLGMTVGEALLVPTRIYVPQVEALAKAGVTPHALAHITGDGFLNIRRVEAPVGFEIDSLPPVPAVMRVIQRIGELDAAELYTVFNMGVGFTVTVAPGDAERALAALRGTGLEAWRMGRAVADPERKVRILPERLVGRSKHFVRES; from the coding sequence ATGAGCGAGTACGCGCGCAGCGGCGTCGACACGACCGAGGCGGACCGCGCGCTCGCGCGGCTCCTGCTCGAGATCGCGCCCACGGCCGCGTTCGGCTCGGGCACCGAGCTGGGCATCGGTCACTTCGCGGCCGTGATCCGCGTGGGACCGCTGCACCTCGCGCTCACCACCGACGGCGTCGGCTCGAAGCTCCTGGTCGCGCAGGCGATCGGGAAGTACGACACGGTCGGCATCGACTGCGTGGCGATGAACGTGAACGACCTGTTGTGCGTGGGCGCCAAGCCGCTCGCCATGCTCGACTACATCGCCGTCGAGCGCTGTGACCCGGAAGTGTTCGGGCAGATCGGCCGCGGTCTGTGCGAAGGCGCGAGACAGGCCGGCGTGGCGATCGTGGGCGGCGAGACCGCGCAAATCCCCGACATGCTGCGCGGCGCGAAAGAGGGCAGCGGGCTCGACCTCGCGGGCATGGCGCTGGGCATCGTGCCCGACGGCGCGCTGATCGACGGCTCGCGCGTGCAGCCGGGCGACGCGCTGCTCGGCGTGGCGTCGAGCGGCGTGCACTCCAATGGTCTCTCACTCGCGCGCGCGGTGCTGACGCGCAAGTTCCGCCTCGACGAGAACCTGGCCGACCTGGGCATGACCGTGGGCGAGGCGCTGCTCGTGCCCACGCGCATCTACGTGCCGCAGGTCGAGGCGCTGGCCAAGGCGGGAGTCACTCCGCACGCGCTCGCGCACATCACGGGCGACGGCTTCCTGAACATCCGCCGCGTCGAGGCGCCGGTCGGGTTCGAGATCGACTCACTGCCGCCCGTGCCGGCGGTCATGCGCGTGATCCAGCGCATCGGCGAGCTCGACGCCGCGGAGCTCTACACCGTGTTCAACATGGGCGTCGGCTTCACGGTCACCGTGGCGCCGGGCGACGCGGAGCGCGCGCTCGCGGCGCTGCGCGGCACGGGCCTCGAGGCCTGGCGCATGGGCCGCGCGGTCG
- a CDS encoding YkvA family protein: MPPLDRLTVTFTLGARDLRHLRGVAERAAARASERPEQALAQAARARAAELRKFEPPAYVLERVGALEELIELLLDPDWRPPEQARARVRAALCYFTDPDDLIADSVPGLGFLDDAIVIELLARELRHERAAFRAFVRFRNSLQLGRSVRDPAFVGRRLAERRRALRARIDARERRQVVRVWRGR; this comes from the coding sequence GTGCCCCCGCTCGACCGTCTCACGGTCACCTTCACGCTCGGCGCGCGCGACCTACGCCACCTGCGCGGCGTCGCAGAGCGCGCGGCCGCGCGCGCGAGTGAGCGGCCCGAGCAGGCGCTGGCTCAGGCCGCCCGCGCCCGCGCCGCCGAGCTGCGCAAGTTCGAGCCGCCGGCCTACGTGCTGGAGCGGGTCGGGGCGCTCGAAGAGCTGATCGAGCTCTTGCTCGACCCCGACTGGCGACCGCCCGAGCAGGCCCGCGCGCGGGTGCGGGCAGCGCTGTGCTATTTCACGGACCCCGACGACCTGATCGCCGACTCGGTCCCCGGGCTGGGCTTCCTCGACGACGCGATCGTGATCGAGCTCCTGGCCCGCGAGCTGCGCCATGAGCGGGCGGCCTTTCGCGCCTTCGTGCGCTTCCGCAACTCGCTGCAGCTGGGCCGGAGCGTGCGTGACCCCGCGTTCGTCGGCAGGCGGCTGGCCGAGCGTCGCCGGGCGCTGCGCGCGCGCATCGACGCGCGCGAGCGCCGCCAGGTTGTGCGTGTGTGGCGGGGTCGGTAA